A window of Motilibacter rhizosphaerae genomic DNA:
GCCGAGATCTGCGTGACGTCGAGGGCTTCTGCTGGGCCGACCACGACGGTGCGGCTGACCGGCTGCACGTCCAGGACGTAGCGCGGACGCCCGTCAGCCGCGGGGCGACCGATGCGCAGCCCCTTGCGCTGACCCACGGTGAAGGCGAAGGCACCGTCGTGCTCAGTCAGCTGCTCGCCGTCCTCCGTCACGACGGCACCCGGCGCGTCGCCCAGCCGCCGGCGCAGGAAGCCCGCGGTGTCGCCGTCGGGGATGAAGCAGATGTCGTGGCTGTCCGGCTTCTGCGCCACAGCGAGGCCGCGGCGGGCGGCTTCGTCGCGTACGGCGGACTTCCTGCTGTCCCCCAGCGGGAACATCGCCGCTGCGAGCTGCTCGGCGTCGAGCACGCCGAGCACGTAGGACTGGTCCTTGTCCGGGTCGGCGGCCCGGTGCAGCTCGCGACCCTGTGGCCCGTCGACGACACGGGCGTAGTGGCCGGTGCAGACGGCGTCGAAGCCGAGCGCCAGCGCGCGGTCGAGCACCGCGGCGAACTTGATCTTCTCGTTGCAGCGCAGGCAGGGGTTCGGGGTGCGCCCCTCGGCGTACGCGCTGACGAAGTCCTCGACCACGTCGGCGCGGAACCGCTCGGCGAGGTCCCAGACGTAGAACGGGATCCCGAGCACG
This region includes:
- the mnmA gene encoding tRNA 2-thiouridine(34) synthase MnmA, with amino-acid sequence MRVLAAMSGGVDSAVAAARAVEAGHDVTGVHLALSSTPQALRSGARGCCTVEDSRDARRAADVLGIPFYVWDLAERFRADVVEDFVSAYAEGRTPNPCLRCNEKIKFAAVLDRALALGFDAVCTGHYARVVDGPQGRELHRAADPDKDQSYVLGVLDAEQLAAAMFPLGDSRKSAVRDEAARRGLAVAQKPDSHDICFIPDGDTAGFLRRRLGDAPGAVVTEDGEQLTEHDGAFAFTVGQRKGLRIGRPAADGRPRYVLDVQPVSRTVVVGPAEALDVTQISAVQPRWPGAVPTGTFACAAQVRAHGEPVPAVATVADGRTTVELLTPVRGVARGQAVVLYDGTRVIGSATIDATGR